The following coding sequences lie in one Sorghum bicolor cultivar BTx623 chromosome 6, Sorghum_bicolor_NCBIv3, whole genome shotgun sequence genomic window:
- the LOC8072012 gene encoding uncharacterized protein LOC8072012: protein MALRSPELRWLGSLTRPGRLAPSPLAALASPRRRRRAPSPSQPPSSPSPSPSDSSTPSTAPASAGAPGAEGLDGPEWKKVSAKRFGIKESMIPAEAWNVLHRLRSRGYDVYLVGGCVRDLIMKKTPKDFDIITTADLRQVKDTFSGSAVIVGRRFPICHVHENNSIVEVSSFYTSARGSSGSQIYNSKSQNCSKNDFVRWKNCQGRDFTINGLMFNPYSEKIYDYLGGIEDIKKAKVRTVIPAGTSFQEDCARILRAIRIAARLGFSFPKETAYYVRTLAYSVARLDKGRILLEMNYMLAYGSAEASLRLLWRFGLLEHLLPFQAAYFSSTRFKRKDKGTNMLLVLFSKLDNFLAPNRPCHNSLWISLLAFHEALARKPCDPLVVATFALAFYLGGDMSLAVDIGKSINRQHDTGFRELLEPKVWTDKHLAGEVQSFAALMKRALTEMTDEYHVGNAMAKIPQAPSSDLVFIPLQVYLKVLKSIESVQYGKKERGYEPKRDGMINYHNLSNGSHAEITNLFTLVVFDTLYPTDMEDEDGCSS, encoded by the exons ATGGCCCTGCGCTCGCCGGAGCTGCGGTGGCTCGGCTCGCTCACGCGGCCCGGCCGCCTGGCTCCATCCCCACTCGCGGCGCTCGCCTCCccacggcgccgccgccgcgcaccgTCCCCGTCCCAGCCCCcttcctcgccctcgccctcgccctccgACTCCTCCACCCCATCTACCGCCCCCGCATCCGCCG GTGCGCCGGGAGCGGAGGGGTTGGACGGGCCGGAGTGGAAGAAGGTCAGTGCCAAGCGGTTCGGGATCAAGGAGTCCATGATCCCCGCAGAGGCCTGGAACGTACTACACCGCCTCCGCAGCAGAG GATATGATGTGTACCTTGTTGGTGGTTGTGTTCGTGATCTTATAATGAAGAAGACGCCAAAAGATTTCGACATAATAACAACAGCTGATCTTAGGCAG GTTAAAGACACTTTCTCTGGATCAGCTGTTATAGTAGGAAGGCGTTTCCCCATATGCCATGTACATGAGAACAATTCCATCGTTGAG GTGTCAAGTTTTTATACTAGTGCAAGGGGGTCAAGTGGTAGCCAAATTTACAATTCAAAGAGCCAAAATTGTAGCAAGAATGATTTTGTTCGCTGGAAGAACTGCCAAGGGAGGGACTTCACAATTAATGG GTTAATGTTCAACCCATATTCAGAAAAGATCTATGATTACTTGGGAGGCATTGAAGATATTAAGAAAGCTAAG GTTCGGACTGTAATTCCTGCTGGCACTTCGTTCCAGGAGGACTGTG CCCGTATTCTACGTGCAATCAGAATTGCAGCTCGTTTAGGGTTTAGCTTCCCCAAAGAAACAGCTTATTATGTGAGAACGCTTGCTTACTCAGTGGCAAGACTTGACAAG GGAAGGATACTCCTGGAGATGAACTATATGCTTGCTTATGGTTCAGCTGAAGCTTCTTTAAGGTTGCTGTGGAGGTTTGGCCTCCTTGAACATTTGTTGCCCTTTCAG GCAGCATATTTTTCTTCGACTCGTTTTAAGAGGAAGGATAAAGGAACTAATATGCTACTT GTCTTATTTTCTAAGCTGGATAATTTTCTTGCACCTAATAGGCCATGTCATAATAGTCTATG GATAAGCCTTTTAGCCTTTCATGAAGCATTGGCACGCAAACCATGTGATCCTTTGGTAGTGGCTACTTTTGCACTAGCCTTCTACCTGGGAGGTGATATGTCTTTGGCAGTGGATATTGGAAAATCAATCAACCGGCAACATGATACTGGATTTCGGGAGCTCTTAGAACCCAAAGTCTGGACTGATAAGCATTTGGCAGGTGAAGTACAAAGCTTTGCTGCATTGATGAAGCGGGCATTAACTGAAATGACTGATGAGTATCATGTCGGAAATGCTATGGCGAAAATCCCTCAAGCACCATCGTCAGATCTT GTGTTTATACCACTACAAGTCTACCTGAAGGTTCTCAAATCTATCGAGAGTGTTCAATATGGCAAGAAGGAGCGTGGCTATGAACCAAAACGCGATGGGATGATCAATTACCATAACCTGTCTAATGGTTCACATGCAGAAATAACAAATCTCTTTACACTGGTGGTTTTCGACACACTATACCCTACAGACATGGAGGATGAAGATGGCTGCAGTTCTTAA